Proteins found in one Nocardia brasiliensis ATCC 700358 genomic segment:
- a CDS encoding DUF1702 family protein gives MVSALGKLRRKIFTPDTRQASLRVRGFPARNPHAASCLETAGSTFLEGFGVAAECGTAAEAAQRLSEIESNRRGFAFEGAAMALAIRDGLPLGHKHHVTDFIAAADEHLYMIYVGVGWALARLPRPLHQAALSGASDPVLMWLALDGYGFHQAYFHTDRYVKQQYVDAKPPAVSNRHPGYTPRAIDQGIGRALWFVSGADPAAACTLIEGFAAPRRPDLFAGLGLAATYAGGATADELATLRDRGAAYRRDLGQGATFAAEARARARIVQPNTATTLAVLTGQRVADASTIAIDARPVVHTINGRPGFEVWRERIRHRCLTAEPPDPTASAAPETTAKAES, from the coding sequence ATGGTCTCCGCACTGGGAAAGCTTCGCCGGAAGATCTTTACGCCGGACACGCGGCAAGCATCGTTGAGGGTTCGGGGATTCCCCGCACGCAATCCACACGCCGCATCGTGCCTGGAGACGGCCGGCTCGACGTTCCTCGAAGGATTCGGGGTGGCCGCGGAGTGTGGCACAGCAGCCGAAGCCGCGCAGCGCTTATCCGAAATAGAAAGTAACAGAAGAGGTTTCGCGTTCGAAGGCGCCGCGATGGCGCTGGCGATCCGCGACGGGCTGCCGCTCGGCCACAAACATCACGTGACAGATTTCATCGCGGCTGCCGACGAGCATCTCTACATGATCTACGTCGGCGTCGGCTGGGCGCTGGCCAGACTCCCCCGGCCGCTGCATCAGGCGGCGCTCAGCGGCGCGTCGGATCCGGTTCTGATGTGGCTGGCGCTAGATGGTTACGGGTTTCACCAAGCCTATTTCCACACAGATCGCTACGTGAAACAGCAGTATGTTGATGCGAAGCCGCCCGCCGTGTCGAACCGACATCCTGGCTATACACCGCGCGCTATCGATCAAGGCATCGGGCGCGCGTTGTGGTTCGTCTCGGGTGCCGATCCGGCTGCCGCGTGCACGCTGATCGAGGGATTCGCGGCGCCCCGGCGGCCGGACCTGTTCGCTGGCCTCGGCCTGGCGGCGACCTACGCCGGCGGCGCCACCGCGGACGAGCTCGCCACGCTGCGCGACCGCGGCGCGGCCTACCGTCGAGACCTCGGTCAAGGTGCGACATTCGCCGCCGAAGCGCGGGCTCGCGCCCGCATCGTGCAGCCGAACACCGCGACCACTCTGGCGGTACTCACTGGTCAGCGCGTCGCCGACGCGTCCACGATCGCGATCGACGCCCGGCCCGTGGTGCACACGATCAACGGCCGCCCTGGTTTCGAAGTCTGGCGAGAGCGGATCCGGCACCGATGCCTGACCGCGGAGCCCCCCGACCCGACCGCTTCCGCCGCGCCGGAAACAACCGCAAAGGCCGAATCATGA
- a CDS encoding CRTAC1 family protein: MRALVPTICAVVVLLAAFLIAQAQVATDDPADVARDYEFESMSIAMPPGYDQLPAKTVREVNPAYQNIRSWISSVGASIAINDLVGHGRSNGMCIVDTRTDSVIVTHTPTAPQADRFTPFLLRPDPLIMDPTMAPMGCAPGDFNGDGGMDLLVYYWGRTPIMFLHKDNAADPAPAYVPVEVVPPGNTRGQYNGERWNTNAVSIADFDGDGHPDIVFGNYFPNSGVLDPNGRPDVVMNDSMSNAKNAAGERVLRWNGNDPNGTPVYIEEKQAVPYAQATGWTLALGAGDLTGDLRPELYIGNDFGHDHLLYNESTPGTIRFGIARGERTWTDPKSFVLGADSFKGMGVDFVDLYNRGKFDMLVSNITTPWGIQESNFAWRNDTATPEDMRRELADGRAPFSQQAQQLGLAWSGWGWDIKAADLRNSGTLNVLQTTGFVKGSGENRWTWLQELATSNDVLVHDPRAWPRVAPGDDIAGDHTMAFYAKGTDGKYVNITDQLGTDAPIPTRGVAIADTTGTGTLDFAVARQWGAPAFFANRSPSMGNPLQLSLYRPAAQAGSGSPAVIGQPAYNATVTVRTADGRTIHSQLDGGSGHSGKRSFDVHFGLGASTGPVTAEIAWLDNNGVPRHQTLQLRPGTHALMLTDTATEIAEGITAP, encoded by the coding sequence ATGAGAGCCCTGGTACCGACCATCTGCGCGGTGGTGGTGCTGCTGGCCGCCTTCCTGATCGCGCAGGCACAGGTGGCCACCGACGATCCGGCCGACGTGGCGCGGGACTACGAGTTCGAGTCCATGTCGATCGCGATGCCGCCCGGATATGACCAGTTGCCTGCGAAAACCGTACGCGAGGTGAACCCGGCGTACCAGAACATCCGCTCCTGGATCTCCTCCGTCGGCGCGTCGATCGCCATCAACGATCTGGTCGGCCACGGGCGATCCAACGGCATGTGCATCGTCGACACGCGCACCGACTCGGTGATCGTGACCCACACACCGACCGCACCGCAGGCCGATCGCTTCACACCGTTCCTGCTCCGGCCGGACCCGCTCATCATGGATCCGACCATGGCGCCGATGGGTTGCGCACCCGGCGATTTCAACGGCGACGGCGGCATGGATCTGCTCGTCTACTACTGGGGACGCACCCCGATCATGTTCCTGCACAAGGACAATGCCGCCGATCCGGCCCCGGCGTACGTCCCGGTCGAGGTGGTCCCGCCGGGCAATACGCGCGGTCAATACAACGGCGAACGGTGGAACACCAACGCTGTTTCGATCGCGGACTTCGACGGTGACGGCCATCCCGACATCGTCTTCGGGAATTACTTCCCGAATTCCGGCGTCCTCGATCCGAACGGCCGGCCCGACGTCGTCATGAACGACTCGATGTCGAATGCGAAGAACGCCGCGGGCGAGCGCGTCCTGCGGTGGAACGGCAACGACCCCAACGGAACACCGGTCTACATCGAAGAGAAGCAGGCCGTCCCGTACGCCCAGGCCACCGGCTGGACGTTGGCGCTCGGTGCGGGTGACCTGACCGGCGATCTGCGGCCCGAGCTCTATATCGGCAACGACTTCGGCCACGATCATCTGCTGTACAACGAGTCCACGCCGGGCACCATCCGCTTCGGCATCGCGCGCGGAGAACGCACCTGGACCGATCCCAAATCCTTTGTCCTGGGCGCTGATTCGTTCAAAGGCATGGGCGTCGACTTCGTCGACCTGTACAACCGCGGGAAATTCGACATGCTGGTCAGCAATATCACGACCCCGTGGGGCATCCAGGAGAGCAACTTCGCCTGGCGTAACGACACCGCCACCCCGGAGGACATGCGCCGGGAACTGGCCGACGGACGGGCCCCGTTCTCCCAGCAGGCACAGCAGCTCGGGCTGGCGTGGTCGGGCTGGGGCTGGGATATCAAGGCCGCCGACCTGCGCAATTCGGGCACCCTCAACGTGCTCCAGACGACCGGGTTCGTGAAGGGCAGCGGCGAGAACCGGTGGACCTGGCTGCAGGAGCTGGCCACCAGCAACGACGTCCTGGTGCACGATCCGAGGGCGTGGCCGCGGGTGGCCCCCGGCGACGATATCGCCGGTGATCACACCATGGCGTTCTATGCCAAGGGCACGGACGGCAAGTACGTCAACATCACCGATCAGCTCGGCACCGACGCGCCGATACCGACCCGCGGCGTCGCCATCGCCGACACCACCGGCACCGGGACCCTCGATTTCGCGGTCGCCCGGCAGTGGGGAGCGCCCGCGTTCTTCGCGAACCGCTCGCCGAGTATGGGAAATCCGCTGCAGCTGAGCCTTTATCGGCCGGCAGCGCAAGCCGGCAGCGGGTCTCCCGCGGTCATCGGCCAGCCCGCCTACAACGCGACCGTCACGGTGCGCACCGCCGACGGCCGGACCATACACAGCCAGCTCGACGGCGGCAGCGGCCACAGCGGTAAGCGCAGCTTCGACGTCCATTTCGGACTCGGCGCGAGCACCGGCCCGGTCACCGCCGAGATCGCCTGGCTCGACAACAACGGTGTCCCACGGCACCAGACACTCCAGCTGAGGCCCGGCACCCACGCGCTGATGCTGACCGATACGGCCACCGAGATCGCCGAGGGGATCACCGCACCATGA